A single Cucumis melo cultivar AY chromosome 4, USDA_Cmelo_AY_1.0, whole genome shotgun sequence DNA region contains:
- the LOC103503989 gene encoding uncharacterized protein LOC103503989 encodes MPSQSFSRGLTSPLLGLQDARSRFHQMQLGNPVSPRRPRVQLEFSSKCNVLKRKRWAFVCVANSNKSPQLESSGEENHVLYVSRLNGVEPFHGKCGSVSFHGLSHQLVEEGKLMSSPFREEKGSILWVLAPAAFISSLILPQVFLGGLIEAFFKNGILVEIVSSLVFEVLFYVGVATFLLVTDRVQRPYLQFSSKRWSLITGLRGYLSTAFFIAGFKVVAPLFAVYVTWPMIGLPALVAVFPFLVGCIVQLAFETHLDRRGSASWPLVPIIFEVYRLYQLTKAAHFMESLMFQMRGLPTSPELLEKSGALFAMMITFQILGVVCLWSLMTFLLRLFPSRPVAENY; translated from the exons ATGCCCTCTCAATCCTTCTCTCGTGGCCTTACCTCCCCACTTCTCGGATTACAAGATGCCCGTTCTCGTTTTCATCAAATG CAATTGGGAAACCCAGTTTCGCCAAGGAGACCACGAGTGCAGCTTGAATTCTCATCCAAGT GTAATGTGTTGAAGAGGAAGAGATGGGCGTTCGTGTGTGTGGCTAATTCTAACAAAAGCCCTCAGCTGGAATCATCTGGAGAGGAAAATCATGTTCTGTATGTTAGTAGATTGAATGGAGTGGAGCCCTTTCATGGGAAATGTGGTTCTGTCTCATTTCATGGTCTGTCTCACCAGTTGGTAGAAGAGGGTAAATTGATGTCATCTCCTTTTAGAGAAGAAAAGGGCTCTATCCTTTGGGTACTGGCTCCTGCTGCGTTTATCTCTTCTTTGATTCTGCCTCAAGTTTTCCTTGGCGGTCTAATTGAGGCTTTCTTCAAGAATGGAATTCTCGTAG AAATTGTGAGTTCATTGGTGTTTGAAGTCTTGTTTTATGTTGGAGTCGCGACATTCCTGCTCGTTACAGATCGTGTTCAAAGACCATACTTACAATTCAGCTCGAAGAGATGGAGCCTCATTACAGGCCTTAGAGGATACTTGTCAACAGCTTTCTTCATTGCTGGCTTTAAGGTTGTAGCTCCACTATTTGCTGTCTATGTAACTTGGCCGATGATTGGGCTGCCTGCGCTTGTTGCAGTGTTCCCTTTTCTGGTTGGTTGTATCGTTCAGTTAGCATTTGAAACCCATCTTGATAGGCGTGGCTCCGCTTCTTGGCCACTTGTTCCAATCATTTTTGAG GTATATAGGCTTTACCAGTTGACGAAAGCTGCCCATTTTATGGAGAGCTTGATGTTCCAAATGAGAGGGCTTCCGACGTCTCCAGAGTTGTTGGAAAAAAGTGGAGCTCTTTTCGCTATGATGATAACCTTTCAAATCTTAGGGGTGGTATGTCTCTGGTCGTTGATGACTTTCCTTTTGAGGCTTTTTCCTTCCAGACCCGTGGCAGAGAATTACTAG